The genomic window CGCAGGCCTCGCATCCGCAGTCCGGTCCGTGTTCGTGAGTCGCGTTACTCATCGCTCACGCTCCCATTCTCGTCGCCTGTACTCCCCGCGGCCGCACCGCTGACGCTCCCCTCGAGGACCGTCACGAGCGCGACGGCGCGGTTGGTCGCCCGGTACTTCTTCCAGCGGCCGTCCTTCCGGCCGTCGACGAGTCCAGCGTCGACCAGATTCGAAAGGGCGTGGCTGAGCCCGCTCTCGCTGACGTCGACGACCGCGTTGAGTTCGCAGACGCACAGTTCCTCCCCGGCGGCCGCGAGGACGCGAACGAGCGTATAGCGCGTCTCGTTGGCCAGCGCCGAGAGCACGTCCAGTTCGGTTTCGACTCGAGCCGTCCCGATCGTCTCCTCGAGCGCGTCGAGTTCGTCGAGGCGACACTCGAGGTCCTCGCTTCGGCACTCGCCGAGCTCGTCCTCGAGGTATCGCTGTAGTCGGTCCGTCGCTTGTGCCATCGCGAGACACTTGAGCAGATGTTCAATTAGTCGTTTCGGTGATCGCGTTCCGGTAATTTCGGAGGATGAGTATACTATCCGTGACTACGGATCAGGTCTGGGATACCGACGTATCTATCCGGTGCGTACACTGACCACATCCAGGTACACCGACGATATTAATTGAGGAGAAGCTAAATCAGAAGTGGTATCTGACGGCCACGCTTTCGAGGCGTCGGGCGGTCGAGTGGAAACGGCCCAGCGGCGGCACCGATCGTCTCAGTAGATCAGTTCGTCGTCGTTCTCGACCATGTACAGCGTCCGCGCGGCGATGTTGACCGCGTGGTCGCCGACTCGCTCGAGGTCCCGGATCGTCAGCAACAGCCGCGAGACCTCGTCGAAGAGCGCGTCGGGGGTGAGCCCGATCTCCGCCTCGAGCTCGGTCTCGAGGAGGTCCCGAACGACGAACTCGCTGGCGTTCTCACAGAGGCGATCGATCTCGTCGTCCTCGGCCGCGACGTCGCGGGCGCCGGTCGCGTCCCCGTCGGCGTACGCCGCCATCGCCGCCGCGACCGTCTCGACGACCCGCTCGCCGATGTAGCCGATGTCGACGTCGGCGTAGCGCCGTCGCTCGACCCGTTGGGCGTACTCCGCGAGGTTGACGGCGAGATCGGCGATCCGTTCGAGATCGGTGATGATCTTGAACGAGGCGGCGATAAAGCGCAGGTCGCTGGCGACCGGCTGCTGGAGCGCGACCAGCTCGATACACGTCTGCTCGATCTCGAGGTAGCGTTCGTTGATCGCGTGATCGCCCGTGATCACGGCGGCCGCGAGCGTGTCGTCCTGCGTCTCGAGGGCGGTCAGCGCGCGCTCGAGTCGGTCGCAGACGCGGTCGCTCATCTCGAGGACGTCCTCGCGAAGCCGCTCGAGCCGTTGCTGATACTCGTTCCGGGGCATGTCCGGTCAGCCGAACTTGCCGGTGATGTAGTCCTCGACGCGGTCGTGTTCGGGGTTCTCGAAGATCTTCTCGGTGTCGTCGAACTCGACGAGTTCGCCGCCGGTGAGGAAGACTGCCGTCTTGTCGGAGATACGGGCGGCCTGCTGCATGTTGTGGGTGACGACGACGACCGTGTACTCCTCGGACAGCTCCTCGATCAACTCCTCGATCTTCGCGGTGGCGATCGGGTCCAGCGCCGACGCCGGCTCGTCCATCAGGAGGACCTCCGGGTCGGGGGCGATCGCTCGCGCGATACAGAGCCGCTGTTGCTGGCCGCCCGAGAGGTCCAGTCCGCTCGAGTCCAGTTGGTCCTCGACTTCGTCCCACAGCGCGGCCCGCTTGAGCGCTCGTTCGACCGCTTCGTCGACGTCCTTGTCGCTTCCCTGAACCCGAAGCCCGAAGGCGACGTTGTCGCGAATGCTCTTGGGAAACGGGTTGGGTTTCTGGAAGACCATCCCGATCTTCCGCCGTAGGGCGACGGGGTCGACGTCGTCGTCGTAGACGTTCTTCCCGTCGAAGTACAGCTCGCCGTCGACGCGAGCGATGTCGATCAGATCGTTCATCCGGTTGATCGAGCGCAGGAACGTCGATTTCCCGCAACCCGAGGGACCGATCAGTGCCGTCACCTCCCCCTCGGGAATCTCCATGTCGATGCGCTGGAGCGCCCGATCGTCCCCGTAGTAGACGTCGAGGTCGCGCGCCTCGAGGGCGATCGACGCCGGCTCGGTTTCGGTCTCGGTCGTCGTCGGAGCGTCCGGTTTCGATTCCGAAACCGTCTCGTCGGTGGTGTGGAGTGACCCGGTCGGTGCGTCAATTCCCATTTGGCTGCGCTACCGGTGGCGTAACTAAATATGCAGCTATGTCTCCTATATAGATCTATGTTTGAGTACTTTTGTTGGGATATAGGTATGTTTCTATTTGAACAGTATATGAGAGAATATAGCGGAATAGGGGCCAAATACGCGACTATAGATTTTCTCTATAGACTCGGGTAGATTTATGTTGTATCCATAGAAAGCGTCTCATATGGAGACCCGAAAGGTCCAGGTGACCGGCGGATCGACGTACACGGTATCGCTTCCGAAGACGTGGGCTACCGAGAACGATATCAGTAGCGGTGCCACGGTCGAGATCTACTCGGAGGACGATACGCTACTCGTTACCCCCCAGCGCGACGCCGACCACCAGGAGGGGACGCTCGACGTCTCCGCTCTCGAGAACGAACAGCTCGTTCGGGCCGTCCTGACGATGTACGTCAGCGGCTTCGACGTCATCCGCCTCGAGTCGGGCCGCATCACGACCGACCAGCGACGGGCGATCCGCAGCGCCGTGCAGGGACTGGTCGGCGTCGAGGTCGTCGAGGAGGGGACCGAGAGCGTCGTCATTCAGGACCTGCTCGACTCCTCGGAGCTCTCGATCGTCAACGCGGCCACGCGCATGCGCCTGATCGCGACCTCGATGCTCGAGGACGCCGTCACGGCCCTCGTCGAGAACGACGACGACATCGCACAGGACGTCATCGAGCGCGACGACGACGTCGACCGCCTCTTCCTGGTCGTCTCGCGGATCTTCCGCGCGACGCTGCGCTCGCCGCGGGCCGCCGAAGGGCTCGGCGTCTCCCGCGAGGACTGTTTCGACTTCCACTCGAGCGCCCGCCAGCTCGAGCGGGTCGCCGACCACGCCGTCAAGATCGGTCAGATCGCGAAGAAACTCGACGAGATCCCCGAGGACGTCGCCGAGGCCCTGCTGGAGGTCCACGACGACGTCGCGACCATCCTCGAGAAGTCGATGGACGCGCTGTTCGCCGAGGACAGCGACGAGGCGACCGACCTCGGTCATGACGCCCTCGCATCGGTCCGCGATATCGACGAGCACACCCGCCGCATCGACGACATGCTCCGGGAACTCGAGCCGGTACAGGCTCAGTCGCTGGGACTGATCGTCGACTCGCTGTCCCGAAGCGCCGACTACGGCGGGAACATCGCCGAGACCGCGCTGCAGAAGGCCGCGCCGCGGCCGTAGTCGGTCAGCGGGTCGCCGAGGCGACGCGGTATCGATATGCAGACGCTTTTGCTCGCGCGTCCCCACCGACTGTCCGTGAGCGAATTCGCGTTCGAACTCGAGCTGTGTGCCCGCCTCGAGGAGCGCAACGAGGGGATCGTCGCCCGCCAGCTCGGCGCGAGCGTCGCTGATCCCGGCGGGCGGATCCTCGACGTCGTCTGCGTCGAGCCCGGCCCCGAGTTCGACGAGCGCACCGCGATCACGAGCGAGACGATTCCCGACGCGGCGATCGCGGCCGACGTCGGCACCGGCCGCGCCCGCTACCGGTCGGACGCGTTCGACTGCCATCCGAACCGCGCGCGGCGAGCGACGGAACGCGCCTGTGAGATCGGCTTCTTCGAACGCGAACTCCGCAACGGTCGCGACTCCGTCCGTCAGACCGCTCGCTACCCCGACTGGTACGGCCGCCTCGTCGGCATCGAGAACAAACCCGACCTCGAGCGACCCGGCGACCTCGAGGCCCAGTTGCGGACCGACGTCAGCCTCGCGCTGGTCGACGAGGTCGTCCTCGCGACCGAGAGCTACGTCACGCGCGCGCACCTGAACAGGATCCCCGACGAAGTCGGCGTCTGGCGCGTCCACCGCGAGGCCGATCCGGGCGACTCGAGCGGTTCCGACGGCGACGACACCGCGCTCGAGATCGAGGTCGTCCGCGAGCCGACGCCGCTTCCCGTCGACGAGCCCGGGATCGAGCCCCTCGAGTTCCGTCCCGGACGCACCGAGATCGCCGTCGTCGACGCCGAGGCGAAGGCGCGAGCGCGCCGCCGGATCGCCGAACGCGCCTACGGCAAGGGCTGGCGGACCTACGGGTTCCCCGACTGTGAGGCCTGTCGGCCGGACGACTCGAGCGGCGCGACGCTGCCTCACTGCGCGTGGAAGGGGCGCGTCGTCGACGCGCAGTCGGAGTGTGGCCCGTCGTGTGACGGGTACGAGCCCGCGGCAGGGTCGGACTCGGCGTCGGAATCCGAAACCGACCTCGAGGCCGAGCGCGACCGCCGAACGCCCTGGGTGGCGGAACCGGAGGGGAAACGGCGCCGCCAGTCCGGACTGGATCAGTTCGGCTGAGTCGGGCCGATCGACGGCTCCTCGCTAGCGTTTGCTGTTTTCGATGACCGGGCCAGAAGCAGTGAAACCGTCCGCTCACGCTGGCGGCAGGGAATCGCCACACCCTCCCCAGCCGCTTCGCTCACTACGTCTGCTCACGGCGTGTCACGCCGTTCGCATGGTATGCGGGACCTTCGGTCCCGCACTATTCGCTCAGCCCTCGCACGATATCGTCGGCCGTCCTCGCTGACGCTCGACCGGCCGACGGCGCGCGCCTCCGCACAGCGGACGCTCTCGGAGCACCGGTTTCAATTCGAATCGTCGTAGCGGTCTGATTTCCCTCTCATCAAGCGTTAGATATCAGCTGCAGTCAATCCGCGATCGATTCCGGGAACGCCGGCGGCAGCGGCTCGGGGCGATCGACGCTCGTCTCGAGGGCGACGTGACTCCCGGTTTCCGACGCCTCGCGTATCCCGTCGAGAATCTCGAGCACGTGAGCGGCGAGGGACCCGGTCGTCCGGTGGTTCCAGTCGCCGCGGACCGCGGCCGCCAGGTCCGCGACGCCGGCGCCTCGTCCGTCGGTGTACTCGTGGGTCAACTCGACCTCTTCCGTCGCGCCGTCGCCCGAAGCGAACTCGACGGGACCCTCGAACCGATTCGGATCCGGGAGCCGGAGCGTCCCCTCGGTGCCGTAGATCTCGAAGGCGGGGGAGGCGAACGTCGATCGCCCGGGCGCGTCGAAGCTCATCAGGACGTTCGCGGTCGCTCCGTCGGCGAAGTCGATGACCCCCGACTCGTGGGTGGGGACGTCGACGTCGATGGTCTCCCCGCGGCGAGGATCGCTCGTGATCGTCCGCTGCTCGACGGTGCGGGCGGTCGACCCGGTGACCCGATCGGCGGGGCCGAGCACGGAGACCAGCGCCGTCACGTAGTACGGCCCCATATCGAACAGCGGGCCGCCGCCGCGCCGGTAGTAGAGGTCGGGCGACGGGTGCCAGCTCTCGTGTCCGCCCGACGCCCAGACGGCCGTCGCGCCCACCGGCTCGCCGATCAGTCCGTCGTCGATCGCCGACCGGACGGTCTGCAGCCCCGCACCCAGGAACGTGTCGGGAGCCGATCCGACCAGCAATCCCTCCGCGGCCGCGGTCTCGAGGATCGCCTCGGCCTCCTCGACGCTCGCGGCCAGCGGTTTCTCGACGTAGACGTGCTTGCCCGCCGTCAGGACGTCGCGACAGGTCTCGTCGTGGACCGACGGCGGCGTCAGATTGACGACCAGTTCGATCTCGTCGTCGTCGAGCATCCCGTCGGGATCGGACGCCCGCAGGCCGTACTCGTCGGCCGTTTCCCGCGCTCGCTCCGCGTCGATGTCGGCGCAGGCGATGATATCGTACGCGTCGAACCGATCGTCCGCACCGAGGTACGCGTCGCTGATCGTCCCACAGCCGAGGACGCCCGTTTTGACTGGCTCCATACGTTCCGTGCCGGTCAACGGGCGAAAAAAGGCATCGGTCGACTACTGGCTCTCGACGACCCGGAACCCGCCGGTGAACTCCTCGCCGTCGGCGTCGCGGCTGCCGTAGCGATACGCGCCGGGGACCGTAAAGAGGCGATCGAACTCGTCGCCGCCGGACCGGTCCTCGACCGTCTCTTCGTCCACTTCCTGGTCCCAGATACACCCCTCGGGGATGTCGATCGGATAGGGTTCCGTACTCGAGCCCGTCCACTCCCAGACGAGGAGCGTCTCCGGATCGATCTCGAACGCCGCGGGCTCGAAGTCGTTCCCCTCGGGATCGACCGTGATCGTTACCTCGTCCTGCCCGGTGCGGTCCGCGAGGTCGGCGTCATCGAGGGCCGCCGAGGCGTTGCGTTCCGCTGGTTCCTCCGATCCGTCGGTGCCGTTCGACTCGTTGGCGCCATTCGACTCGTCGAGGGCATCGGATCCGTCCTCGGTCTCACCGAGACAGCCCGCGAGCGCGGCGGTCGCCACGGTCGTCCCGACGACGCGCCGTCTGGTCCACTCCATGGGTATCAACGGCACCTCGAGACGTTTGAGTGTCAGGACCGACAGGGTCTCGTGACCGTTCGATCGCCGAGCACGTCGACCGCAGCGACTACTCGAGGCGGTACTGCTCGCCGTCGACCGCCAGCGGCTCCTCGAACGCCTCGTCGACGGGATAGTAGTGTGCGAGGTGGACCAGTCGCGTCCGTTCGGCGTTCAGTTCGGCGGCCAACTCGAGGGCCCCTTCCCGGGTCATGTGTTTCGTCCCGAACGTCCGGGGGACGCCGTCGTCGGTCTCGTGGCGGCCGCCGATCGGGTGGTACTCACAGAGGTGGGCGGGGACGATGGCGTCGGCCAGCAGCAGGTCGGGATCTGCCAGCACCT from Haloterrigena sp. KLK7 includes these protein-coding regions:
- a CDS encoding metalloregulator ArsR/SmtB family transcription factor — encoded protein: MAQATDRLQRYLEDELGECRSEDLECRLDELDALEETIGTARVETELDVLSALANETRYTLVRVLAAAGEELCVCELNAVVDVSESGLSHALSNLVDAGLVDGRKDGRWKKYRATNRAVALVTVLEGSVSGAAAGSTGDENGSVSDE
- the phoU gene encoding phosphate signaling complex protein PhoU translates to MPRNEYQQRLERLREDVLEMSDRVCDRLERALTALETQDDTLAAAVITGDHAINERYLEIEQTCIELVALQQPVASDLRFIAASFKIITDLERIADLAVNLAEYAQRVERRRYADVDIGYIGERVVETVAAAMAAYADGDATGARDVAAEDDEIDRLCENASEFVVRDLLETELEAEIGLTPDALFDEVSRLLLTIRDLERVGDHAVNIAARTLYMVENDDELIY
- the pstB gene encoding phosphate ABC transporter ATP-binding protein PstB, yielding MGIDAPTGSLHTTDETVSESKPDAPTTTETETEPASIALEARDLDVYYGDDRALQRIDMEIPEGEVTALIGPSGCGKSTFLRSINRMNDLIDIARVDGELYFDGKNVYDDDVDPVALRRKIGMVFQKPNPFPKSIRDNVAFGLRVQGSDKDVDEAVERALKRAALWDEVEDQLDSSGLDLSGGQQQRLCIARAIAPDPEVLLMDEPASALDPIATAKIEELIEELSEEYTVVVVTHNMQQAARISDKTAVFLTGGELVEFDDTEKIFENPEHDRVEDYITGKFG
- a CDS encoding phosphate uptake regulator PhoU, encoding METRKVQVTGGSTYTVSLPKTWATENDISSGATVEIYSEDDTLLVTPQRDADHQEGTLDVSALENEQLVRAVLTMYVSGFDVIRLESGRITTDQRRAIRSAVQGLVGVEVVEEGTESVVIQDLLDSSELSIVNAATRMRLIATSMLEDAVTALVENDDDIAQDVIERDDDVDRLFLVVSRIFRATLRSPRAAEGLGVSREDCFDFHSSARQLERVADHAVKIGQIAKKLDEIPEDVAEALLEVHDDVATILEKSMDALFAEDSDEATDLGHDALASVRDIDEHTRRIDDMLRELEPVQAQSLGLIVDSLSRSADYGGNIAETALQKAAPRP
- a CDS encoding DUF5787 family protein → MSEFAFELELCARLEERNEGIVARQLGASVADPGGRILDVVCVEPGPEFDERTAITSETIPDAAIAADVGTGRARYRSDAFDCHPNRARRATERACEIGFFERELRNGRDSVRQTARYPDWYGRLVGIENKPDLERPGDLEAQLRTDVSLALVDEVVLATESYVTRAHLNRIPDEVGVWRVHREADPGDSSGSDGDDTALEIEVVREPTPLPVDEPGIEPLEFRPGRTEIAVVDAEAKARARRRIAERAYGKGWRTYGFPDCEACRPDDSSGATLPHCAWKGRVVDAQSECGPSCDGYEPAAGSDSASESETDLEAERDRRTPWVAEPEGKRRRQSGLDQFG
- a CDS encoding Gfo/Idh/MocA family oxidoreductase; protein product: MEPVKTGVLGCGTISDAYLGADDRFDAYDIIACADIDAERARETADEYGLRASDPDGMLDDDEIELVVNLTPPSVHDETCRDVLTAGKHVYVEKPLAASVEEAEAILETAAAEGLLVGSAPDTFLGAGLQTVRSAIDDGLIGEPVGATAVWASGGHESWHPSPDLYYRRGGGPLFDMGPYYVTALVSVLGPADRVTGSTARTVEQRTITSDPRRGETIDVDVPTHESGVIDFADGATANVLMSFDAPGRSTFASPAFEIYGTEGTLRLPDPNRFEGPVEFASGDGATEEVELTHEYTDGRGAGVADLAAAVRGDWNHRTTGSLAAHVLEILDGIREASETGSHVALETSVDRPEPLPPAFPESIAD